A single window of Salvia splendens isolate huo1 chromosome 8, SspV2, whole genome shotgun sequence DNA harbors:
- the LOC121744933 gene encoding transcription factor bHLH68-like, translated as MNEGILPVQQMVAAGANNWFTTNSHPLLQNHTPQPHQSPAPPPLSCPASQEFPHSWSQLVLGFAGEDDEPMEQPTTYVGNLEFRPPKSSEILMKCESGAAKKSKMNPTTSAQSGIKVRKEKLGDRITALHQLVTPFGKTDTASVLLEAIGYIRFLQRQIEALSLPYLATGSGNITQEKCEEEAKKDLKSRGLCLVPLSCTLDFGSENGADYWAPS; from the exons ATGAATGAAGGGATTCTTCCGGTGCAGCAAATGGTGGCCGCCGGCGCCAACAACTGGTTTACCACTAACAGCCACCCTTTGCTGCAAAATCATACCCCTCAGCCTCACCAATCACCCGCGCCACCGCCTCTCTCGTGCCCTGCCTCTCAGGAGTTTCCACACTCATGGAGCCAACTAGTCTt AGGGTTTGCTGGAGAAGATGATGAGCCTATGGAGCAACCGACGACCTACGTCGGAAATCTTGAATTCAGGCCTCCCAAATCATCCGAG ATTTTGATGAAGTGCGAGAGTGGAGCTGCCAAGAAATCGAAGATGAATCCAACAACTTCAGCTCAATCTGGCATCAAG GTGAGAAAGGAAAAATTGGGGGACAGGATTACAGCCCTTCACCAGCTCGTCACCCCTTTCGGCAAG ACTGACACAGCTTCCGTGTTGTTGGAAGCAATTGGATACATTAGATTCCTTCAACGTCAAATTGAG GCCCTTAGCCTACCGTACTTGGCCACTGGATCAGGAAACATCACCCaagag AAATGTGAAGAAGAGGCAAAGAAGGATTTAAAGAGTAGGGGGCTGTGCTTGGTTCCATTATCATGCACACTAGATTTTGGGAGTGAGAATGGGGCTGATTATTGGGCTCCATCTTAA
- the LOC121744939 gene encoding protein SPEAR3-like, producing the protein MGSNYFGGSDRGMSSSSSSSSSRKGKKSGSDKPKQPQRGLGVAQLEKIRLHSQLGCTYLPSLQHTPYASNFTQEDVRLQTAHSSSSFSYSSSSSPPYGFQGHHGVMMGLPDLDRANLAYGDSQPTNVARWHQGNAGYGSQNFVEPSMTRSFFEPPAQSSHNMRDGSSSQKSDSSSSQEIDLELKLSL; encoded by the exons ATGGGTAGCAACTACTTCGGCGGCAGCGATAGGGGGATGTCGTCgtcttcgtcgtcgtcgtcgtcgagGAAAGGGAAGAAGAGCGGCTCGGATAAGCCGAAGCAGCCGCAGAGGGGGCTTGGGGTTGCGCAGCTTGAGAAGATTAGGTTACACAGTCAACTCGGATGCACATATTTGCCTTCTCTTCAACACACCCCTTATGCTTCTAATTTCACTCAG GAGGATGTGAGGCTGCAAACAGCTCATTCTTCGTCGTCGTTCTCGTattcgtcgtcgtcgtcgcctcCTTATGGCTTCCAGGGCCACCATGGGGTCATG ATGGGATTGCCAGATTTAGATAGGGCAAATCTTGCATATGGAGATTCTCAACCCACCAATGTTGCAAG ATGGCACCAGGGCAATGCAGGCTATGGAAGTCAAAATTTTGTTGAGCCCAGCATGACTAGATCCTTCTTCGAACCGCCTGCTCAG AGCTCCCACAATATGAGAGATGGTTCGAGTAGTCAGAAGTCAGACTCGAGTAGCTCACAAGAGATAGATTTGGAGCTCAAACTCTCGTTGTGA
- the LOC121744920 gene encoding ubiquinol oxidase 2, mitochondrial-like, with translation MMMSRSATKAARSALPRYFSTAIARGSAAGCASSVRTSVRGGAVTFFPSIAENVVEKWMRFTINTGSRNASTVALGENQQQEEKVNGGSAGSSAPAGGGGNENKGIISYWGVERPKITKDDGSEWRWSCFMPWETYNADLKIDLEKHHAPVTFLDKVAYWTVKALRFPTDILFQRRYGCRAMMLETVAAVPGMVGGMLLHCKSLRRFEHSGGWIKALLEEAENERMHLMTFMEVAKPCWYERALVFAVQGVFFNAYFVSYLVSPKLSHRIVGYLEEEAIHSYTEFLKELDKGNIENVPAPAIAIDYWRLNPDATLRDVVVVVRADEAHHRDVNHYASDIHYQGKELNGLPAPVGYH, from the exons ATGATGATGAGCCGTAGCGCAACGAAGGCGGCGCGATCGGCGCTGCCGCGATACTTCTCGACTGCAATCGCGCGCGGCAGCGCTGCGGGCTGTGCTTCATCGGTTAGGACCTCCGTTCGTGGAGGCGCCGTCACTTTCTTCCCTAGTATTGCTGAGAACGTGGTCGAGAAGTGGATGAGGTTCACCATTAATACAGGATCGCGCAACGCCAGTACGGTGGCGCTGGGTGAGAATCAGCAGCAGGAGGAGAAGGTGAACGGCGGATCTGCTGGAAGCTCTGCCCCTGCCGGCGGCGGTGGGAATGAAAACAAGGGTATTATCAGCTATTGGGGTGTTGAGCGCCCGAAGATTACCAAAGACGATGGATCGGAGTGGAGATGGAGCTGCTTTATG CCATGGGAGACGTATAATGCTGATTTGAAAATAGATCTGGAGAAGCATCACGCGCCGGTCACGTTTCTCGACAAGGTGGCCTATTGGACTGTCAAGGCACTCAGATTTCCTACTGATATATTATTTCag AGGAGGTATGGATGTCGTGCTATGATGCTTGAGACAGTAGCAGCCGTTCCCGGCATGGTGGGAGGGATGCTGTTGCACTGCAAGTCCCTGCGGCGGTTTGAGCACAGTGGTGGATGGATCAAGGCCCTTCTCGAGGAAGCCGAGAATGAGCGGATGCATCTGATGACCTTCATGGAGGTGGCTAAGCCCTGTTGGTACGAGCGGGCCTTGGTGTTTGCCGTCCAGGGCGTCTTCTTCAACGCCTATTTCGTCTCTTATCTCGTCTCCCCAAAGCTTAGTCACCGCATCGTTGGGTACTTGGAGGAAGAAGCGATCCACTCCTACACTGAGTTCTTGAAAGAGCTCGACAAGGGAAACATTGAGAATGTTCCTGCCCCTGCTATTGCCATTGACTATTGGCGCCTCAACCCGGATGCTACTCTTCGTGATGTTGTGGTTGTTGTTAGGGCCGATGAGGCTCACCACCGCGATGTCAATCACTATGCATCT GATATTCACTATCAAGGAAAGGAGTTGAATGGATTGCCAGCGCCGGTTGGATATCACTGA
- the LOC121746002 gene encoding uncharacterized protein LOC121746002: MACGSNSNSNANVFQSSPIEDSSSPYYLHPNDNLSLQLVPHVLTGSNYIHWSRSINTALVAKNKISFINGTLRRPHDDDLLSHAWLRCNSMVVSWLRNSISPQICSSIMYLDDAHEIWSDLRLRFSQLDSARAYQLKQRIMSL; this comes from the coding sequence ATGGCGTGTGGTAGTAATTCAAACTCCAACGCCAATGTGTTTCAATCCTCTCCTATAGAGGATTCTTCTAGTCCATACTACCTTCATCCTAATGATAATCTAAGTTTGCAGCTAGTTCCTCATGTTCTCACTGGATCTAACTACATTCATTGGAGTCGATCGATTAACACCGCACTTGTAGCGAAGAACAAAATCTCCTTCATCAATGGAACTCTTCGTCGGCCGCATGATGATGATCTGCTCTCCCATGCTTGGCTGCGATGCAATAGCATGGTTGTGTCTTGGCTCAgaaactcaatttctcctcaaaTCTGCTCCAGCATCATGTATCTGGATGATGCTCATGAAATCTGGTCAGATCTGAGGCTTCGATTCTCCCAGCTTGACTCTGCTCGAGCATATCAATTGAAGCAACGGATCATGTCTCTGTAG
- the LOC121744911 gene encoding casein kinase 1-like protein 3 isoform X1, translating into MERIVGGKFKLGRKIGSGSFGDIFLATHVDTFEIVAVKIENNKTKHPQLLYEAKLYSILQGGSGIPGIKWSGVNGDDNVLVLDLLGPSLEDLFVYCGRKFSLKTVLMLADQMITRIEFVHSKGLLHRDIKPDNFLMGLGRKANQVYIIDFGLAKRYRDSTTNRHIPYRENKNLTGTARYASCNTHLGIEQSRRDDLESLGYVLLYFLRGSLPWQGLKAATKKQKYDKICEKKLSTPIEVLCKSHPVEFASYFHYCHSLTFDQRPDYGFLKRLFRELFTREGCEFDYVFDWTILKYQQAQTSKTQKRPIAGESSEVAPVEAEKHQGYQLLCFFINAPLPSDLGERMRLNKADASPSVRLQFKSPTSRNVTHGNLVDKNVFSNTNVPSTSFSPGVVGKGNNSKPISSMEANAGRSHGNENPAPSSSWISSLRRISSSK; encoded by the exons ATGGAGCGGATAGTTGGAGGTAAATTCAAGCTCGGCCGCAAGATCGGTAGTGGATCATTTGGTGATATTTTTCTGG CTACGCATGTAGACACGTTTGAGATTGTCGCAGTGAAGATC GAAAACAATAAGACCAAACACCCCCAGCTTCTTTATGAGGCCAAGTTATACAGCATACTTCAAGGGGGAA GTGGCATACCTGGCATAAAGTGGTCAGGTGTCAATGGGGATGATAATGTTCTTGTCCTCGATTTACTGGGACCAAGCCTTGAGGACCTCTTTGTGTATTGTGGTAGGAAGTTCTCATTGAAGACTGTGTTAATGTTGGCTGATCAAATG ATAACCAGAATAGAATTTGTACATTCTAAAGGCCTCCTGCATCGGGATATCAAACCTGATAACTTTCTCATGGGTCTTGGTCGGAAAGCAAATCAG GTTTATATTATTGATTTTGGTTTGGCTAAAAGGTACCGTGATTCGACAACAAACCGGCATATTCCCTACAG GGAGAATAAAAATTTGACAGGAACAGCACGATATGCAAGTTGTAACACCCATCTTGGAATTG AGCAAAGCCGAAGGGATGATCTCGAGTCCCTTGGATATGTGCTTCTATATTTTTTGAGAGGAAG CCTTCCCTGGCAGGGGTTAAAAGCTGCCACCAAGAAGCAGAAGTATGACAAGATTTGTGAGAAAAAATTATCAACTCCCATTGAG GTGCTGTGCAAGTCCCATCCCGTGGAATTCGCCTCCTATTTCCACTATTGCCATTCTTTGACATTTGACCAGCGACCTGATTATGGATTTTTGAAACGTTTATTCCGTGAGCTGTTTACGCGTGAAG GTTGTGAGTTTGATTATGTATTCGACTGGACTATCTTGAAGTATCAGCAGGCACAAACAAGTAAAACACAAAAACGG CCTATTGCTGGAGAAAGCAGTGAAGTTGCTCCAGTAGAAGCAGAAAAGCATCAAGGTTATCAACTTTTGTGCTTTTTCAT TAATGCTCCTCTTCCATCTGATTTGGGGGAACGTATGAGGTTGAATAAAGCTGATGCTAGTCCTAGTGTACGCTTGCAATTCAAATCACCAACAAGTCGAAATGTTACTCATGGCAATCTTGTTGACAAAAAT GTGTTCAGTAACACAAATGTGCCATCCACTTCATTCTCTCCTGGTGTTGTCGGAAAAGGAAATAACTCAAAACCTATATCATCCATGGAGGCAAATGCTGGTCGTAGTCATGGAAATGAAAATCCTGCTCCTTCAAGTAGTTGGATTTCTTCCTTACGCCGCATCTCTTCGTCCAAGTGA
- the LOC121744911 gene encoding casein kinase 1-like protein 3 isoform X2, translating into MERIVGGKFKLGRKIGSGSFGDIFLATHVDTFEIVAVKIENNKTKHPQLLYEAKLYSILQGGSGIPGIKWSGVNGDDNVLVLDLLGPSLEDLFVYCGRKFSLKTVLMLADQMITRIEFVHSKGLLHRDIKPDNFLMGLGRKANQVYIIDFGLAKRYRDSTTNRHIPYRENKNLTGTARYASCNTHLGIEQSRRDDLESLGYVLLYFLRGSLPWQGLKAATKKQKYDKICEKKLSTPIEVLCKSHPVEFASYFHYCHSLTFDQRPDYGFLKRLFRELFTREGCEFDYVFDWTILKYQQAQTSKTQKRPIAGESSEVAPVEAEKHQGSNAPLPSDLGERMRLNKADASPSVRLQFKSPTSRNVTHGNLVDKNVFSNTNVPSTSFSPGVVGKGNNSKPISSMEANAGRSHGNENPAPSSSWISSLRRISSSK; encoded by the exons ATGGAGCGGATAGTTGGAGGTAAATTCAAGCTCGGCCGCAAGATCGGTAGTGGATCATTTGGTGATATTTTTCTGG CTACGCATGTAGACACGTTTGAGATTGTCGCAGTGAAGATC GAAAACAATAAGACCAAACACCCCCAGCTTCTTTATGAGGCCAAGTTATACAGCATACTTCAAGGGGGAA GTGGCATACCTGGCATAAAGTGGTCAGGTGTCAATGGGGATGATAATGTTCTTGTCCTCGATTTACTGGGACCAAGCCTTGAGGACCTCTTTGTGTATTGTGGTAGGAAGTTCTCATTGAAGACTGTGTTAATGTTGGCTGATCAAATG ATAACCAGAATAGAATTTGTACATTCTAAAGGCCTCCTGCATCGGGATATCAAACCTGATAACTTTCTCATGGGTCTTGGTCGGAAAGCAAATCAG GTTTATATTATTGATTTTGGTTTGGCTAAAAGGTACCGTGATTCGACAACAAACCGGCATATTCCCTACAG GGAGAATAAAAATTTGACAGGAACAGCACGATATGCAAGTTGTAACACCCATCTTGGAATTG AGCAAAGCCGAAGGGATGATCTCGAGTCCCTTGGATATGTGCTTCTATATTTTTTGAGAGGAAG CCTTCCCTGGCAGGGGTTAAAAGCTGCCACCAAGAAGCAGAAGTATGACAAGATTTGTGAGAAAAAATTATCAACTCCCATTGAG GTGCTGTGCAAGTCCCATCCCGTGGAATTCGCCTCCTATTTCCACTATTGCCATTCTTTGACATTTGACCAGCGACCTGATTATGGATTTTTGAAACGTTTATTCCGTGAGCTGTTTACGCGTGAAG GTTGTGAGTTTGATTATGTATTCGACTGGACTATCTTGAAGTATCAGCAGGCACAAACAAGTAAAACACAAAAACGG CCTATTGCTGGAGAAAGCAGTGAAGTTGCTCCAGTAGAAGCAGAAAAGCATCAAG GCAGTAATGCTCCTCTTCCATCTGATTTGGGGGAACGTATGAGGTTGAATAAAGCTGATGCTAGTCCTAGTGTACGCTTGCAATTCAAATCACCAACAAGTCGAAATGTTACTCATGGCAATCTTGTTGACAAAAAT GTGTTCAGTAACACAAATGTGCCATCCACTTCATTCTCTCCTGGTGTTGTCGGAAAAGGAAATAACTCAAAACCTATATCATCCATGGAGGCAAATGCTGGTCGTAGTCATGGAAATGAAAATCCTGCTCCTTCAAGTAGTTGGATTTCTTCCTTACGCCGCATCTCTTCGTCCAAGTGA